In the Sebastes fasciatus isolate fSebFas1 chromosome 20, fSebFas1.pri, whole genome shotgun sequence genome, one interval contains:
- the hpdl gene encoding 4-hydroxyphenylpyruvate dioxygenase-like protein produces the protein MAASLTRLHHIALHVSNAEKISIDLVSKFKFSLFATRLTDSSRQLAFRKGASVFIVNETPNLSSVRPNGELLITDTRVPHVGKYNRYNPTECLYDVSANYPVDTVSNVCFEVEDVQRSFRALRDLGCNFLVPPTTVQDESGAVTYSVLKSVVGNVCHTLIDRTKYKGSFLPGFDVIEKDYSLPEEDMSSCPITHFDHITYVCHRKTTHQVMRWYEELFGFHRFFIESNEDVDEGFVVNQEGVGLRLTAMEYWKCSEKGITLPSVDKKQPDCKFVIAESLPEQSRNQVDTFLKEHGAPGIQHIGLYTKNIVSTAQAMADAGVQFFSPPQAYYTGVGKQQEIEEAGHNPQMLAQHGILLDTDLDRDSSSPTASNENKRHLLQVFTKPIFAEDTFFLELIERRGATGFGEGNIKALWRSVQAHMNQAGASQVEGPQKTAQTSVY, from the exons ATGGCAGCTTCCTTGACTCGGTTGCATCACATCGCTCTCCATGTCTCCAACGCGGAGAAGATCTCCATAGACCTCGTGTCTAAATTCAAGTTTAGCTTGTTCGCCACCAGACTGACCGACAGCTCCAGACAGCTGGCTTTCAGGAAAGGAGCGTCTGTTTTCATCGTGAACGAGACACCAAACCTCAGCAGTGTGAGACCCAATGGAGAGCTGCTCATCACGGATACACGTGTTCCACATGTGGGGAAATACAACCGGTACAATCCTACTGAATGTCTGTACGATGTCAGCGCAAACTATCCGGTGGATACTGTGAGCAACGTGTGTTTTGAGGTGGAGGATGTGCAAAGGTCATTCAGAGCTCTTCGAGATCTGGGCTGCAATTTCCTGGTGCCTCCCACCACAGTGCAGGACGAGAGTGGAGCAGTCACCTACTCTGTGCTTAAATCTGTAGTGGGCAATGTGTGCCACACTCTAATAGACAGGACTAAATACAAGGGGAGCTTCTTGCCTGGGTTTGATGTCATTGAAAAGGACTACAGCTTGCCAGAAGAGGACATGTCTTCATGTCCCATCACACATTTCGATCACATAACTTATGTCTGTCACAGGAAAACAACCCACCAGGTCATGAGGTGGTATGAGGAGCTCTTTGGGTTTCACAGGTTTTTCATTGAAAG CAATGAAGATGTGGACGAAGGTTTCGTCGTGAACCAGGAGGGCGTTGGGCTGCGTCTCACCGCCATGGAGTACTGGAAATGCAGCGAAAAAGGCATCACTCTCCCCTCTGTGGACAAAAAACAGCCCGACTGCAAGTTTGTCATCGCAGAATCACTGCCTGAGCAAA GCAGGAATCAGGTCGACACCTTCTTGAAGGAGCACGGGGCCCCGGGGATCCAGCACATTGGGCTGTACACGAAAAACATTGTTTCTACGGCACAGGCGATGGCTGACGCTGGGGTCCAGTTTTTCTCACCTCCTCAAGCCTACTACACCGGG GTGGGAAAACAGCAGGAGATAGAGGAAGCAGGACACAACCCCCAGATGCTGGCGCAGCACGGCATCCTCCTGGACACGGACCTGGACCGGGATTCCTCGTCACCGACGGCAtctaatgaaaacaaaag ACACCTTCTCCAGGTGTTCACCAAGCCCATCTTCGCAGAGGACACCTTCTTCCTCGAGCTGATAGAGCGAAGAGGGGCGACGGGTTTCGGCGAGGGGAACATCAAAGCGCTGTGGAGGTCGGTGCAGGCGCACATGAATCAGGCGGGGGCTTCTCAAGTTGAGGGACCCCAAAAAACTGCGCAGACTTCCGTGTATTAA